A portion of the Stigmatella aurantiaca DW4/3-1 genome contains these proteins:
- a CDS encoding SWIB/MDM2 domain-containing protein, with protein sequence MAAKKAAAKKTAAKKAAPAAKKAAGAKKPNAAFMKEFNPTPELAAVVGDKPLPRTAVIKKLWDYFKKNGLNQGQLINLDDNLKKVYGNKKQIKMTEVAGAFKHLKE encoded by the coding sequence ATGGCCGCAAAGAAGGCTGCTGCGAAGAAGACCGCTGCGAAGAAGGCTGCTCCCGCCGCGAAGAAGGCCGCGGGTGCCAAGAAGCCGAACGCCGCGTTCATGAAGGAGTTCAACCCCACGCCCGAACTCGCCGCCGTCGTCGGGGACAAGCCGCTTCCTCGCACTGCGGTCATCAAGAAGCTGTGGGATTACTTCAAGAAGAATGGTCTCAACCAGGGCCAGCTCATCAACCTGGATGACAACCTCAAGAAGGTCTACGGCAACAAGAAGCAGATCAAGATGACCGAGGTCGCCGGAGCCTTCAAGCACCTGAAGGAGTAG